Proteins from a single region of Paenibacillus sp. BIHB 4019:
- a CDS encoding sugar ABC transporter substrate-binding protein: MKQWGKLSLTIFLAAVLLVISACGAAKNNAPAGEASASPTASAEATADNAAGGSSDLAALKGKKLALVMQFNTGTFSSQYVEGVKEQAQKFGGEVTVFASDNDLAKMSSNLDAAINQGFDGILIDHGQAAALEAGIKRAKEQGISVVVFDADVKVDGVPVLQQDDQKMAEITLEQLAKDAGSKGNIVKVWVAGFAPMERRQVAYKQFQEKYPDIKEIAAFGNANNPALDTQSQMEAILRQYPNKGDITAVWAAWDEFAKGASRAIQQAGRTEIKVYGIDMSDEDLQMIQDKTSPWVASAAVDPKDIGRVQVRILYKEFKGDANEPVVVLEPVYVHRDALPEEKVSTTQLSEHVEGWGSSTQGYEDWMKDLEALK, translated from the coding sequence ATGAAACAATGGGGTAAGCTTTCGTTAACAATTTTTCTAGCTGCGGTACTGCTGGTAATATCGGCTTGCGGAGCGGCAAAAAACAATGCGCCTGCAGGCGAAGCATCGGCCTCGCCGACAGCATCAGCTGAAGCTACAGCAGACAATGCAGCTGGCGGAAGCAGCGATTTGGCAGCATTAAAGGGTAAAAAACTTGCGCTTGTTATGCAATTTAATACAGGAACTTTTTCATCGCAATATGTTGAAGGGGTGAAGGAGCAAGCTCAAAAATTTGGCGGAGAAGTAACGGTTTTCGCATCTGACAATGATTTGGCGAAAATGTCCTCTAACCTTGATGCAGCAATCAACCAAGGGTTTGACGGCATTTTGATTGACCATGGACAAGCTGCGGCACTCGAAGCGGGAATTAAAAGAGCGAAGGAGCAAGGCATTTCTGTTGTCGTATTCGATGCAGATGTGAAAGTGGATGGCGTGCCTGTATTGCAGCAGGATGACCAGAAAATGGCTGAAATTACGCTTGAGCAGCTCGCTAAAGATGCTGGCAGCAAAGGCAATATCGTTAAAGTATGGGTAGCAGGTTTTGCGCCAATGGAGCGCCGCCAAGTGGCCTATAAACAGTTCCAAGAGAAATATCCTGACATTAAAGAAATTGCCGCTTTTGGCAATGCCAACAACCCGGCGCTTGATACGCAATCGCAGATGGAAGCCATTTTGCGCCAATACCCGAACAAAGGCGATATTACAGCAGTATGGGCGGCTTGGGATGAGTTTGCAAAAGGCGCTTCCCGTGCTATTCAGCAAGCTGGCCGTACAGAAATTAAAGTTTACGGCATCGATATGAGCGATGAGGATCTGCAAATGATTCAAGACAAAACGAGCCCTTGGGTCGCTTCTGCAGCTGTTGATCCTAAAGATATCGGCCGCGTACAAGTTCGTATTTTGTACAAAGAATTCAAAGGCGATGCAAATGAGCCGGTAGTCGTTCTGGAGCCGGTATACGTTCACCGTGATGCGCTGCCAGAAGAGAAAGTCAGCACTACACAACTTTCCGAGCATGTAGAAGGCTGGGGAAGCAGCACACAAGGTTATGAGGATTGGATGAAAGATTTGGAAGCTTTGAAATAA
- a CDS encoding HU family DNA-binding protein, protein MNKTDLINKVAELSDLSKKDATKAVDAVFDAISDALQGGDKVQLVGFGNFEVRERQARKGRNPQTGLEIDIPASKIPAFKPGKSLKDLVSN, encoded by the coding sequence ATGAATAAAACGGATTTGATCAACAAGGTTGCTGAATTATCCGATCTGTCCAAGAAAGATGCGACTAAAGCAGTTGATGCTGTATTTGATGCCATTTCTGATGCGCTTCAAGGCGGCGACAAAGTCCAACTTGTTGGCTTTGGCAACTTCGAGGTTCGCGAGCGTCAAGCTCGTAAAGGACGCAATCCGCAAACCGGTTTGGAAATTGATATTCCGGCTAGCAAAATCCCGGCTTTCAAGCCAGGCAAATCGCTTAAGGATCTCGTATCCAACTAA
- a CDS encoding 2Fe-2S iron-sulfur cluster-binding protein: MSAEVTFLPAGKTIKVRPGTTLLDAARQAGIAVRTRCDGNAACFMCKMEVKPGSELMPIGDVERRKLAGMEDGIRLSCQARVKGKVQAEIPMDPLRAAVLRQLAKQAEEDDKLW; this comes from the coding sequence ATGAGCGCCGAGGTGACGTTTCTGCCTGCTGGCAAAACCATTAAGGTGCGCCCTGGCACAACGCTGCTGGACGCTGCAAGACAAGCGGGTATTGCGGTAAGAACGCGCTGCGATGGCAATGCCGCTTGCTTTATGTGCAAAATGGAAGTAAAGCCAGGCAGCGAGCTGATGCCGATCGGTGATGTGGAGCGGCGCAAGCTTGCAGGCATGGAAGACGGCATAAGGCTGTCTTGCCAGGCGCGCGTGAAAGGCAAGGTACAGGCCGAAATTCCGATGGACCCGCTGCGAGCAGCGGTGCTTAGGCAGCTGGCAAAACAGGCCGAGGAAGATGATAAGCTATGGTAA
- a CDS encoding heptaprenyl diphosphate synthase component 1, which produces MKPYRVPQLAKKYVDYDMIQNHTQLPAFPDSRLHLLQAFLSETRSYAEKAELFALVLSLLQLGLDTHDEIDVEDGSRSEREMRSRQLKVLAGDYFSGRFYQLLAQAGEIAMIAKISQAVCEVNGLKITLYLRMQQAVMQADDYLSSMVQLKSGLFLAFQDLLEGAAALYWTELLHALSRCEIVLEELARSKVPARFHQSWAYWHALQVGTLEEQQTLEGQQIEAGFISGLYNKYDIHAKLAALLQQAVEDVRMIAAKLESDKLVQELQHITDAVLYKIAGFAPALNETR; this is translated from the coding sequence ATGAAACCGTATCGTGTACCACAATTAGCGAAGAAGTACGTCGATTATGACATGATTCAAAACCATACGCAGCTTCCTGCTTTTCCCGATTCGCGTCTGCACCTGCTTCAAGCATTCCTTAGCGAAACCCGCTCCTATGCCGAGAAGGCCGAGCTATTTGCGCTCGTGCTGTCTTTATTGCAGCTAGGGCTGGATACGCATGATGAAATTGATGTAGAGGATGGAAGCCGCTCGGAGCGCGAAATGCGTTCAAGGCAGCTCAAGGTGCTAGCTGGCGATTATTTCAGCGGCCGATTCTATCAACTGCTCGCACAAGCAGGCGAAATAGCAATGATAGCCAAGATCAGCCAGGCGGTATGCGAAGTCAACGGGCTGAAAATAACCCTTTATTTACGTATGCAGCAGGCTGTCATGCAGGCTGACGATTATTTGAGCAGCATGGTGCAGCTGAAAAGCGGATTGTTTCTTGCCTTTCAGGATTTGCTGGAAGGTGCGGCGGCCCTTTATTGGACGGAGCTGCTCCACGCTTTAAGCCGCTGCGAGATTGTGCTGGAGGAGCTTGCGCGCAGCAAGGTGCCGGCACGTTTTCACCAGAGCTGGGCTTACTGGCATGCGCTGCAGGTAGGTACGCTGGAAGAGCAGCAAACGCTGGAAGGCCAGCAGATTGAGGCTGGTTTCATTAGCGGCCTTTATAACAAATATGATATTCATGCCAAGCTTGCTGCGCTGCTGCAGCAGGCTGTGGAAGATGTCCGGATGATTGCGGCCAAGCTGGAATCAGACAAGCTGGTTCAGGAGCTGCAGCATATTACGGATGCAGTGCTTTACAAGATTGCGGGATTTGCTCCCGCTCTCAACGAGACGAGGTGA
- a CDS encoding sugar ABC transporter ATP-binding protein, which yields MSANKQLQMKGIRKAFSGIPALRNVDFILQSGEVHALLGANGAGKSTLMKILSGAYSQDEGTIVIDGQQAHISSPGDAKSLGIHCVYQEVDTALVAQLSVVENVMLDRISAKGSKAWLNWGKLEKEAEETLARLGARIPVRRKAGELTLAEKQLVLIARLLTEKAKYVIFDEPTAPLSLEEAERLFRVIAQLKSEGIGIVFISHRLPEIFQICDRVTVMRDGERIVTEAAAAMTMQDVVHAMLGRVFEEEYPKLDAAIGKPLLNVSGIQRGHQVKDVSFDVKSGEIVAIVGLVGAGKTELSRLLFGADKADGGTVSVNGQAVNLASPADAFKGGLVLVPEERRKQGILVEESVKNNLSLPILGVLSKLGFLSGKRETNNAEAVIGRLGVKTSSPEQKVAHLSGGNQQKVSIGKWLPTGASVYLFDEPTKGVDIGAKSDIFKIIGTLATQGKAIVYLTCEFAEAIGIADRIMVMCDGKLVKQFGRGEATQEKLMLYASGGKDETV from the coding sequence ATGAGTGCAAACAAACAATTGCAAATGAAGGGAATCCGGAAAGCTTTTTCCGGCATTCCCGCTCTCCGGAATGTTGATTTTATCTTGCAAAGCGGTGAGGTCCATGCGCTGCTTGGCGCCAATGGCGCGGGCAAAAGCACGCTGATGAAAATTTTATCAGGGGCCTACAGCCAGGATGAAGGAACCATTGTAATCGATGGACAGCAAGCTCATATCAGTTCGCCAGGGGATGCCAAGTCATTGGGCATCCATTGTGTTTATCAGGAGGTTGATACCGCACTGGTTGCACAGCTTAGCGTAGTGGAGAATGTCATGCTGGATCGCATTTCGGCGAAAGGAAGCAAGGCGTGGCTGAACTGGGGCAAGCTGGAGAAGGAGGCAGAGGAAACTCTGGCTCGTTTAGGTGCGCGTATTCCCGTTCGGAGGAAGGCAGGAGAGCTGACGCTTGCGGAGAAACAGCTCGTATTAATTGCGCGCTTGCTGACCGAGAAAGCCAAATATGTCATTTTTGATGAACCGACCGCCCCTTTAAGTTTGGAAGAAGCGGAGCGGTTATTCCGTGTTATAGCCCAGCTTAAGTCAGAAGGTATCGGCATCGTATTCATTTCCCACCGCTTGCCGGAAATATTCCAAATTTGCGATCGTGTAACCGTTATGCGTGATGGAGAGAGGATCGTTACCGAGGCTGCTGCCGCCATGACGATGCAGGACGTCGTCCACGCCATGCTCGGAAGAGTGTTCGAGGAGGAGTATCCGAAGCTGGATGCGGCAATTGGGAAGCCGCTCCTGAACGTAAGCGGCATTCAGCGGGGACATCAGGTTAAGGATGTCAGCTTTGATGTGAAGAGCGGTGAAATCGTTGCGATAGTCGGCCTTGTAGGAGCGGGAAAAACAGAGCTTTCCCGGCTGCTGTTCGGTGCAGACAAAGCGGATGGCGGTACGGTAAGCGTAAATGGACAAGCCGTCAATCTGGCTTCGCCAGCGGATGCGTTCAAAGGCGGGCTAGTGCTTGTGCCGGAGGAGCGCCGCAAGCAGGGAATTTTGGTAGAGGAATCGGTTAAAAACAATCTCAGCTTGCCGATTTTGGGCGTGCTATCCAAGCTCGGCTTTTTATCAGGGAAGCGCGAGACGAATAATGCTGAAGCTGTAATTGGGCGGCTTGGCGTCAAAACCTCCTCGCCGGAGCAGAAGGTCGCGCATTTAAGCGGGGGGAACCAGCAGAAGGTGTCCATTGGCAAATGGCTGCCTACCGGCGCAAGCGTATATTTGTTTGATGAGCCGACAAAAGGTGTAGACATTGGCGCCAAAAGCGATATTTTCAAAATAATCGGTACGCTCGCAACCCAAGGAAAAGCTATTGTATATTTGACCTGTGAATTTGCCGAGGCAATCGGGATTGCCGACCGGATTATGGTCATGTGCGACGGGAAGCTCGTCAAGCAGTTTGGACGCGGTGAAGCGACGCAGGAGAAGCTGATGCTATATGCCAGCGGTGGAAAGGATGAAACGGTGTAA
- a CDS encoding demethylmenaquinone methyltransferase yields MDANSKGHVHAVFENIAPKYDLMNDLLSFRRHKAWRKFTMRKMNVQRGQTALDLCCGTCDWTISLAQASESGAISGLDFSQNMLNVGHEKVKQLSLDKQITLVQGNAMQLPYEDNSFDYVTIGFGLRNVPDYLQVLKEMHRVVKPGGQVVCLELSKPGWQPFKALYYLYFERILPMIGKLVAKRFQEYKWLPDSLKLFPDLKQLSALFEEAGLEQVKGYPLTGGIAALHIGIKEKKPT; encoded by the coding sequence ATGGATGCAAACTCCAAGGGGCATGTGCACGCTGTATTTGAGAACATTGCTCCCAAATATGATTTAATGAATGACCTGCTAAGCTTTCGGCGTCATAAGGCATGGCGGAAATTCACCATGCGCAAAATGAATGTACAGCGTGGTCAGACTGCGCTCGACTTGTGCTGCGGCACCTGTGACTGGACCATATCGCTAGCCCAGGCCAGCGAGAGCGGGGCAATCAGTGGCCTTGATTTCAGCCAAAATATGCTGAATGTCGGCCACGAGAAAGTGAAGCAGCTGTCGCTTGACAAGCAAATTACGCTCGTGCAGGGCAATGCGATGCAATTGCCTTATGAGGATAATTCGTTTGATTATGTAACGATTGGCTTCGGCCTGCGCAACGTACCCGATTATTTGCAGGTGCTTAAGGAAATGCACCGCGTTGTGAAGCCGGGTGGACAGGTTGTGTGCTTGGAGCTTTCCAAGCCGGGCTGGCAGCCATTCAAGGCCTTATATTATTTATATTTTGAACGGATTTTGCCAATGATCGGCAAGCTGGTAGCCAAGCGATTCCAAGAATACAAATGGCTGCCGGACTCATTAAAGCTTTTTCCTGACCTAAAGCAGCTGTCCGCATTGTTTGAAGAAGCAGGGCTCGAGCAGGTAAAAGGCTACCCGCTGACTGGAGGCATTGCTGCGCTGCATATAGGCATAAAGGAGAAGAAGCCAACATGA
- a CDS encoding 2Fe-2S iron-sulfur cluster-binding protein: MIELTGRTKTAIVEAEDGLSLLDLAMKHNVDFAFSCTRGTCARCRCQVIEGASGLEGITDQEWDRMDPEEFEEGYRLACQAIVKSVDVTIKAVNKPYF; the protein is encoded by the coding sequence ATGATTGAGCTTACGGGGAGAACGAAAACGGCGATTGTAGAAGCGGAGGACGGGCTGTCGCTGCTGGATTTGGCCATGAAGCATAATGTGGACTTTGCTTTCTCTTGCACGCGGGGCACCTGCGCCCGTTGTCGCTGTCAAGTAATCGAAGGGGCTAGCGGGCTTGAGGGGATAACGGATCAGGAATGGGATCGTATGGACCCGGAGGAGTTTGAAGAAGGCTATCGCCTTGCTTGCCAAGCGATTGTAAAGTCGGTTGATGTGACCATTAAAGCGGTTAACAAGCCTTATTTTTAA
- a CDS encoding UbiA-like polyprenyltransferase: MIRKIRIILEMIKFEHTIFALPFAFMGAILGAVVMEQRLPSWAEIGWVTLAMVGARSAAMCLNRLIDAAIDLRNPRTSNRAIPAGLLKSAEVLLFTIVSFVLLFIAAANLAPLAMKLLPIAVVLLVLYSYTKRFTWLCHVFLGLTIGLSPLGGWVAVTGGFNTAAWVFYVTIALWIAGFDIVYATQDYEFDRKEGLNSIPARFGVAKALWIARSFHMVTAVGFITLFILTNLSWVYLLGTLLAIVMLFYQHWLVRPNDLSRVQLSFFGMNGTLSVVLFLFAIVDLMVLHKW, translated from the coding sequence ATGATTCGCAAAATACGCATTATTCTTGAAATGATTAAATTTGAGCATACGATATTTGCGCTTCCCTTCGCCTTTATGGGAGCGATTCTGGGCGCTGTTGTTATGGAGCAGCGTCTTCCTTCTTGGGCGGAAATCGGCTGGGTTACATTAGCCATGGTTGGCGCGCGAAGCGCTGCGATGTGCCTCAATCGACTCATTGATGCGGCGATCGATCTGCGCAACCCCCGCACTAGCAACCGCGCCATTCCGGCAGGCTTGCTGAAGTCAGCGGAGGTGCTTTTGTTTACGATTGTATCTTTCGTCCTATTGTTCATTGCTGCGGCCAATCTGGCCCCGCTTGCGATGAAGCTGCTTCCAATTGCTGTCGTATTACTGGTGCTCTACTCTTATACGAAGCGTTTCACTTGGTTGTGCCATGTTTTTCTCGGTTTGACGATCGGGCTGTCGCCGCTTGGCGGCTGGGTAGCTGTTACGGGCGGATTTAACACGGCAGCATGGGTTTTCTATGTGACGATTGCGCTGTGGATTGCCGGTTTCGATATCGTTTATGCAACGCAGGATTACGAGTTTGACCGCAAGGAAGGCCTAAACTCCATTCCTGCCCGGTTTGGCGTAGCGAAGGCGCTGTGGATTGCCCGCAGTTTCCATATGGTGACGGCAGTCGGTTTTATTACGCTATTTATTTTGACAAATTTGAGCTGGGTTTATTTGCTCGGAACGCTGCTTGCCATCGTTATGCTGTTCTATCAGCACTGGCTGGTGCGTCCAAACGATCTTTCCCGCGTTCAGCTTTCGTTTTTCGGAATGAATGGCACATTAAGCGTCGTTCTGTTTTTGTTTGCCATTGTTGATTTGATGGTATTGCACAAATGGTAG
- a CDS encoding stage VI sporulation protein F, whose amino-acid sequence MGKNISKDVLGAINKKTGKNISENSVKKLASGVTDSTMQNEAELRKLIKQVAEMAKVPVAESTINDIVKAVKATGMNMGSMESLVKMMIKK is encoded by the coding sequence ATGGGAAAAAATATTTCAAAAGACGTGCTCGGCGCAATCAATAAAAAAACGGGCAAAAATATTTCCGAAAACTCGGTCAAGAAGCTGGCCAGCGGTGTAACGGATTCGACAATGCAGAACGAAGCCGAACTACGCAAGCTGATCAAGCAAGTGGCAGAGATGGCGAAGGTGCCTGTTGCGGAATCGACTATAAACGATATTGTCAAAGCCGTTAAGGCGACCGGCATGAATATGGGCAGCATGGAATCGCTTGTCAAAATGATGATCAAGAAGTAA
- the mtrB gene encoding trp RNA-binding attenuation protein MtrB, translating to MEPTNSDFIVIKAKDQGVQVIGLTRGQDTKFHHTEKLDRNEVLIVQFTDHTSAIKVRGKAVIMTKHGQIETDQ from the coding sequence ATGGAGCCGACAAACAGCGATTTTATCGTCATTAAGGCGAAGGATCAAGGGGTACAGGTTATCGGGCTGACCCGCGGGCAAGATACGAAGTTTCATCACACCGAAAAGCTGGATCGCAACGAAGTGCTGATCGTACAATTCACGGACCATACTTCAGCCATTAAGGTGCGGGGAAAAGCGGTCATCATGACGAAGCATGGCCAAATAGAGACCGACCAATAG
- a CDS encoding DUF2768 family protein — protein sequence MDAMMKMWVSLIGIGLMAISAVIITFARIKTKGIVKFILSLIAFVLLVIGFICGVISII from the coding sequence ATGGATGCTATGATGAAAATGTGGGTTTCGCTGATCGGCATCGGCTTAATGGCCATTTCGGCGGTTATCATTACATTTGCCCGGATTAAGACGAAGGGGATCGTCAAATTTATTTTATCGCTGATTGCTTTTGTTTTGCTGGTCATTGGTTTTATTTGCGGAGTTATTTCCATTATTTAA
- a CDS encoding ABC transporter permease: MEKFSSFLFKYGSLIVIAIVILFFSLWDEHFFTYANLSDILRSISIVTFVAIGVTFSLTVDGFDLSVGSTVSLTTVVTAAMMVWFEQPLIVVLIVAIAIGVLVGLLNALLIVRIRIPDLLATLAVMYIVAGIHKTYTKGYSIYNNMPMPDGSTAPGVFNSSFLWLGQGKIGQIPVPVILMVIAVIVVHLFFKYSKWGRQMQTTGGNEEAARLSGIRVRRIRTAAYVASGVFAAIGGVLFAARVGTGQIDAGAPMMMEAVAAVFVGYSVFGAGKPNVIGTFFGALLIGVLLNGLTMMKVQYYSNDIIKGVVLVLALAVTFIHLNKRRNG, from the coding sequence ATGGAGAAGTTTTCAAGCTTTTTATTTAAATATGGCTCGCTCATCGTTATTGCAATTGTCATTTTGTTTTTCTCATTATGGGATGAGCATTTTTTCACTTATGCCAATCTTTCTGATATTTTGCGTTCGATTTCCATTGTGACCTTTGTTGCGATTGGCGTAACCTTCTCGCTGACGGTAGACGGCTTTGATTTGTCGGTAGGCTCGACGGTGTCGCTGACGACGGTTGTAACCGCCGCTATGATGGTGTGGTTTGAGCAGCCGCTTATTGTTGTGCTTATCGTGGCGATCGCGATCGGAGTCTTGGTAGGGCTGCTTAACGCGCTGCTCATCGTGCGCATCCGGATTCCGGATTTGCTCGCTACGCTTGCTGTGATGTACATTGTTGCCGGCATTCACAAAACGTATACAAAGGGCTACTCGATCTACAACAATATGCCGATGCCTGACGGCTCGACGGCGCCAGGCGTTTTCAACAGCTCGTTCCTATGGCTGGGGCAAGGCAAAATCGGCCAAATTCCGGTACCTGTTATTTTGATGGTCATCGCTGTTATAGTCGTCCATCTGTTTTTCAAATACAGCAAATGGGGACGTCAAATGCAAACGACAGGCGGCAATGAAGAAGCGGCCCGCTTGTCCGGCATCCGCGTTCGCCGCATTCGTACAGCCGCCTATGTGGCTTCAGGGGTCTTTGCTGCGATTGGCGGGGTATTGTTTGCCGCACGTGTTGGAACCGGGCAAATTGACGCTGGAGCGCCTATGATGATGGAGGCCGTAGCGGCCGTATTTGTAGGCTATTCCGTGTTTGGCGCGGGCAAGCCGAATGTGATCGGTACTTTTTTTGGCGCGCTGCTGATCGGGGTGCTATTGAACGGTTTGACGATGATGAAGGTGCAGTATTATTCCAATGATATTATTAAAGGTGTCGTGCTTGTTTTGGCGCTCGCCGTTACGTTCATTCATCTGAATAAACGCCGAAATGGCTAG
- the spoIVA gene encoding stage IV sporulation protein A encodes MEKVDIFKDIAERTGGDIYLGVVGAVRTGKSTFIKRFMETVVLPNITSEADRVRAVDELPQSAAGKTIMTTEPKFVPNQAVQLKVAEGLEVNIRLVDCVGYAVEGAKGYEDENGPRMITTPWFDDPIPFQEAAEIGTRKVIQEHSTLGVVVTTDGSIAEIPRSSYVEAEERVISELKEVGKPFVLIINSTRPRSEEALQLRSELQTKYDIPVITLSVATMGEEEVISVLREVLYEFPVHEVNVNLPSWVMVLNENHWLRSNYENSVRDTVKDIRRLRDVDRVVAQFMDYDFIARAGLSGMNMGQGVAEIDLYAPDELYDRILMEVVGVEIRGKDHLLQLMQEFSHAKREYDRFAEALEMVKATGYGIAAPTLAEMALEEPELIRQGSRFGVRLKATAPSIHMIRVDVESEFAPIIGSEKQTEELVRYLMQDFESDPIKIWESDIFGRSLHSLVREGIQGKIAMMPDNARYKLQETLGRIINEGSGGLIAIIL; translated from the coding sequence GTGGAGAAAGTAGACATTTTCAAGGACATAGCCGAACGTACCGGTGGGGATATTTACCTCGGTGTTGTAGGGGCTGTCCGGACGGGCAAATCAACGTTCATCAAGCGGTTCATGGAAACGGTGGTGCTCCCTAACATTACGAGTGAGGCTGATCGTGTACGAGCCGTAGACGAGCTGCCGCAAAGCGCCGCGGGCAAAACCATCATGACAACCGAGCCGAAATTTGTGCCAAACCAAGCGGTGCAATTGAAAGTAGCCGAAGGGCTGGAAGTAAATATACGGCTGGTCGATTGCGTCGGCTATGCGGTAGAAGGGGCGAAAGGCTATGAGGATGAAAATGGGCCGCGGATGATTACAACGCCGTGGTTCGATGATCCGATTCCTTTCCAGGAAGCAGCGGAAATCGGCACGCGCAAAGTCATCCAGGAGCATTCTACATTAGGCGTAGTCGTAACGACTGATGGTTCTATCGCAGAAATCCCGCGCAGCTCCTATGTAGAGGCCGAGGAGCGGGTCATCAGCGAGCTGAAGGAAGTAGGCAAGCCGTTTGTGCTGATTATTAACTCGACGCGTCCACGCAGCGAGGAAGCGCTGCAGCTGCGCTCCGAGCTTCAAACGAAATATGATATTCCGGTCATTACGCTCAGCGTAGCAACGATGGGGGAAGAGGAAGTTATTTCGGTACTGCGCGAAGTGCTTTACGAGTTCCCTGTTCATGAAGTTAATGTGAATCTGCCAAGCTGGGTAATGGTACTTAATGAAAATCACTGGCTGCGCAGCAACTATGAAAACTCGGTCCGCGATACGGTAAAGGATATTCGCCGTTTGCGGGATGTGGACCGGGTAGTCGCGCAGTTTATGGATTACGACTTTATCGCCCGGGCAGGACTCAGCGGCATGAACATGGGGCAGGGCGTAGCCGAGATCGACCTGTATGCGCCGGATGAGCTGTATGACCGGATTTTGATGGAAGTGGTCGGCGTAGAAATTCGCGGCAAAGATCATTTGCTGCAGCTAATGCAGGAATTTTCCCATGCGAAGCGGGAATATGACCGATTTGCCGAGGCGCTGGAAATGGTCAAGGCGACGGGCTACGGCATTGCAGCTCCGACGCTTGCAGAGATGGCGCTCGAGGAGCCGGAGCTCATTCGCCAAGGCTCAAGATTCGGCGTAAGGCTGAAAGCAACAGCTCCGTCTATCCATATGATCCGCGTCGATGTGGAATCGGAATTTGCGCCGATAATAGGCTCGGAGAAGCAGACCGAAGAGCTCGTACGTTATTTGATGCAGGATTTCGAGAGCGATCCCATCAAAATTTGGGAGTCCGACATTTTTGGTCGCTCGCTGCATTCGCTCGTAAGAGAAGGCATTCAGGGCAAAATTGCGATGATGCCGGACAACGCACGTTACAAGCTTCAGGAAACGCTGGGCCGGATTATTAACGAGGGTTCCGGTGGCCTGATCGCCATAATTTTGTAA
- a CDS encoding NAD(P)H-dependent glycerol-3-phosphate dehydrogenase, whose amino-acid sequence MAKAKTEQARRAAVLVAGSWGTALASVLARNGYEVLLWTRNAEQASGINESRMNAKYLPGVTLPEGLKATTDLKEALSGAELALFVAPSGAMREVAKQAAPFLAAKTLCVHATKGFEADTLKRMTTVLSEELGRTTEQIVVLSGPSHAEEVIKRQPTTVVVASADMKAAEQAQDAFMSSDFRVYTNPDVVGVEVAGAIKNIIALGAGLSDGLGFGDNAKAALLTRGLAEIGRLGAAMGANPLTFAGLAGVGDLVVTCTSQHSRNWRAGHMLADGTPLGEVLTKMGMVVEGVRTTRAAFELAKRYEVEMPITAQLYKVLFEEFSPKAAVEHLMGRLKTHEIESIG is encoded by the coding sequence ATGGCAAAAGCAAAGACCGAACAAGCGCGCCGCGCTGCGGTGCTTGTAGCGGGAAGCTGGGGAACAGCGCTTGCTTCCGTTTTGGCTCGCAACGGCTATGAGGTGCTGTTGTGGACGCGTAATGCGGAGCAGGCTAGCGGCATCAATGAAAGCCGCATGAATGCTAAATATTTGCCGGGCGTAACGCTTCCGGAAGGGCTTAAGGCAACGACCGACTTGAAGGAAGCGCTCAGCGGAGCGGAGCTTGCCCTATTCGTTGCTCCATCCGGCGCCATGCGGGAAGTGGCGAAGCAGGCTGCTCCTTTTCTTGCAGCTAAGACGCTTTGCGTCCATGCGACGAAAGGCTTTGAAGCCGATACGCTGAAGCGGATGACGACGGTGCTTTCCGAAGAGCTAGGCCGTACAACTGAGCAAATTGTGGTGCTGTCTGGCCCGAGCCATGCGGAGGAAGTCATAAAACGCCAGCCTACAACCGTTGTTGTCGCTTCGGCGGACATGAAAGCTGCCGAGCAAGCACAGGATGCTTTCATGAGCTCTGATTTTCGCGTCTATACGAATCCGGATGTCGTGGGCGTCGAAGTAGCTGGCGCGATTAAAAATATTATCGCACTCGGTGCTGGCTTGTCCGACGGGCTCGGCTTCGGCGATAACGCCAAAGCGGCGCTGCTGACGCGAGGCCTTGCAGAGATTGGACGCCTGGGCGCCGCCATGGGCGCCAATCCGCTCACCTTCGCTGGGCTTGCCGGCGTCGGCGATCTGGTCGTTACTTGTACGAGCCAGCACAGCCGCAACTGGCGTGCGGGGCATATGCTGGCGGATGGTACGCCGCTTGGCGAGGTGCTCACCAAGATGGGCATGGTCGTTGAAGGCGTGCGTACGACGCGTGCTGCGTTTGAGCTGGCGAAGCGCTATGAGGTTGAAATGCCGATTACCGCGCAATTGTATAAGGTGCTGTTTGAGGAGTTTTCGCCAAAAGCAGCCGTTGAGCATCTTATGGGCCGGTTAAAAACCCATGAGATTGAAAGCATCGGCTAA